A stretch of the Dyella telluris genome encodes the following:
- a CDS encoding sigma-54 dependent transcriptional regulator, whose product MGKFDVLVIESDHRRAESVVSALEFLGFKPLRGEDCKVVDETTHAWRAVYVGNVRDEAEAERQFAQLGSAANDARVLLASDSEWLARLGADRTSNAGHVGIIEFPLRYEQLAEMLRGPQAQGPRRPELRLVGSSGPMARVSALIRQVAPFDSSVLVLGESGTGKEMVARSIHETSSRRDKPFVAINCGAIPAELLESELFGHEKGAFTGAISTRKGRFELAEGGTLFLDEIGDMSLPMQVKLLRVLQERVFERVGSNRTQRCDVRIIAATHRNLEDAIANGQFREDLYYRLSVFPLEMPALREHLDDLSELVDEFNHRLSRRGLGSVRFSAGAMNALHTYAWPGNVRELYNLVERLSILYPHSEVRVNDLPEKYRGQQMVEEVRGAALLSLMTGQAPVLPESLSVVSSESLMMLPEGGLDLKDHLADIEVGLIRQALDVTGGVVAHAAKLLRMQRTTLVEKLRKYGLQPSLQA is encoded by the coding sequence CGCACGCATGGCGTGCCGTCTATGTGGGCAATGTGCGGGATGAAGCCGAAGCCGAACGCCAGTTCGCCCAGCTCGGCTCCGCCGCAAATGATGCAAGGGTGTTGCTGGCTTCCGATTCGGAATGGCTGGCGCGCCTTGGCGCCGATCGCACGAGCAACGCCGGTCACGTCGGCATCATCGAATTTCCGCTGCGCTATGAGCAGCTCGCCGAGATGCTGCGCGGTCCGCAGGCACAGGGGCCGCGTCGGCCGGAGCTGCGCCTGGTGGGCAGTTCGGGTCCGATGGCCCGCGTGAGCGCGTTGATTCGCCAGGTGGCGCCGTTCGATTCCAGCGTGCTGGTGCTGGGCGAATCGGGCACCGGCAAGGAGATGGTGGCGCGCAGCATCCACGAAACCTCATCGCGCCGCGACAAGCCGTTCGTGGCGATCAACTGCGGCGCCATTCCGGCCGAGTTGCTGGAAAGCGAGCTGTTCGGCCACGAGAAGGGCGCCTTCACCGGCGCCATCAGCACCCGCAAGGGCCGCTTCGAGCTGGCCGAGGGCGGCACGCTGTTCCTGGATGAGATCGGTGACATGAGCCTGCCGATGCAGGTGAAGTTGCTGCGCGTGCTGCAGGAGCGCGTGTTCGAGCGCGTGGGCAGCAATCGCACGCAGCGTTGCGACGTTCGCATCATCGCTGCGACGCACCGCAATCTGGAAGATGCCATCGCCAATGGCCAGTTCCGCGAAGACCTCTATTACCGCCTCAGCGTGTTCCCGCTGGAAATGCCGGCGCTGCGCGAGCACCTGGACGACCTGTCCGAGCTGGTGGACGAGTTCAACCATCGCCTGTCGCGCCGCGGCCTGGGCAGCGTGCGTTTCAGCGCCGGTGCGATGAATGCGCTGCACACCTATGCGTGGCCGGGCAACGTGCGTGAGCTCTACAACCTGGTCGAGCGTCTTTCCATCCTCTATCCGCACAGCGAAGTGCGTGTGAATGACCTGCCGGAAAAGTATCGCGGTCAGCAGATGGTGGAAGAAGTGCGCGGCGCGGCGCTGTTGTCGCTGATGACCGGGCAGGCGCCGGTGTTGCCGGAGTCGCTGTCCGTGGTGTCCAGCGAGTCGCTGATGATGCTGCCGGAAGGCGGCCTGGACCTGAAGGACCATCTGGCCGACATCGAGGTGGGTCTGATCCGTCAAGCGCTTGACGTTACCGGTGGTGTCGTCGCGCATGCCGCCAAGCTCCTTCGCATGCAGCGCACCACGCTGGTGGAAAAGCTGCGCAAGTACGGCCTGCAGCCCAGCCTTCAGGCGTAA